In Candidatus Bathyarchaeota archaeon, the genomic window CATAATTTTTTTGATTTAAACTCCGCCGAACCGTGGTCAACTACAACCCTCATCGCGAAATCCTTTTAATGATTCTGTTTTATTAAGATGGCTTCTTTTAATCCTCCGAAATGTTTGTCGCCTGTGATTACCTTCGCTTTTGCAACCTGCGCAGTCGCTAATATTATGGAGTCTGCCATACCCCATCCTTTCACCTTCGCCTTCATGACGGCGTTTATTTCTCCGGCCTTTACAGCTATCTCCTTAGTCAAATTTACTATGATAGTTGTAGATGCGATGAAAAGTAGGTCCTCATTGAAATATGACCAGCCCTCTCTGGCATATTTTTCGCTAAGCTCAGCG contains:
- a CDS encoding PIN domain-containing protein yields the protein AELSEKYAREGWSYFNEDLLFIASTTIIVNLTKEIAVKAGEINAVMKAKVKGWGMADSIILATAQVAKAKVITGDKHFGGLKEAILIKQNH